From Chryseotalea sp. WA131a:
AAATGACTCGATAAAATGAGGAACCAAATCATTCCGCACTTCTATAAAAAGTGATTTGATTTCTTCCAAATCGATAGAATCGCTAAGAATAGCCGTTACCTCGCCTTTTAGGCCGTGGGTGCGTGCAACATATCCTATTTTGTAGCAAAGATTTTTGTCCATATCAATGTTAGAAACAAAAATGCCCCCGCGAATGGCGGGGGCATTTGATTATCAAGTTCTGAATTTTTATGCTTGTGTCTCTGCGGTAGGTGTTTCACCTTCGGTAGCTGCAGCCTCTGCAACTGGAGCGGCTTCTTTTACTTCAGCCTTCTTGCGGATGGCTTCTGCGCGCGCTTCTTTCACTTTTGTTTCGGCTTCTTTGCGTGCTTTGGCAGCGTCTAACTTAGCCTTGCCAACATTCGCAGTTTTGGCTTCGACTTTATCATTTTTTACTTTCAACCATTCTGCTAGTTTAGCATCAGCTGTCTCTTGTGAAAGAGCACCTTTGTTTACACCAATTTGAAGGTGACGCTTATACATAATGCCTTTGTATGAAAGCATAGCACGAACGGTATCTGATGGCTGAGCACCTACCATTAACCAATGGAATGCTCTTTCTTCTGCCAATTCGATTGTGGCAGGTACCGTGCCAGGATTATAAGTACCAATTTTTTCAATGAATTTACCATCGCGTGGTGCGCGGGCATCTGTCACTACTACATCAAACAAAGACAACTTTTTGCGGCCTCTGCGGGCTAATCTAATTTTTACCATTTTTTGTTACGTTTTTAATGTTGGAACACGTCCATTTTTAAAAGGATGGCAAAGGTAAAATTAATTTGTGATTAGACAATATGCTGATTGGAAAATGTGACAATTTGAAGAAAGAGGTATCTCTGCTAAGCTGGTTAGAAACAGTTCGGCAATAGCATAGCAACAGAAAGCCACAGCGATAGAGTGGCCATTGGTGGGGTAGGCCGAGGACCTGCAGTAGCCCGGTGGAGCTATGACCTGCATGGAGTGTTGGTGCGAAATGCCGCAAAGAATGCGAGAGACTAAAGGCTTTACTATCAAAATACAAAATCATAATATTTGTATAAGCGATTATTAGGTTTTTTTAATTTAAGGCCACTTTATACATTTACCTACTTTTAAATCAAGTATGGACAAGTACAGTTATATCTCCAATGCAGATACTGGTTATATTGACCAGCTCTACCAAACCTACAAACAAGAACCTGCTTCAGTAGATAGTTCGTGGCAAAAGTTTTTTGAAGGCTACGACCTTTCTTCACAAAGGTATGGTGAAAATGGCCATTCGGTGGGTGCTGTTGATGGCATTAATATCAAAGAGACGTATGTGCGCACCTTAATTTTTGCTTACCGTTCGTTTGGGCACTTAAAATCGAACACCAACCCGGTGCGCGAGCGCAGGGACCATGGGGTGCAACTGGACCACACCAAATTTGGTTTGACCGATGCGGATTTGGATACGGAGTTTAATGTGGCCGCTGAAATTGGTATGCCGAAGTCATCGCTTCGAAAGATTATTGAGCGATTGAAGTTTTTGTATTTGGGCACGATTGGTTTTGAATACAACTTTATTCGCAACGATGAAGTTAGAAGTTGGTTCTTTAATAAAATTGAAAAAGAGTTTTTTAGCTACAACCCTAATCAAGAAGAAAAGAAACGGATACTTGGTAAACTAAATGAGGCGGTTGTTTTCGAAAACTTTTTGCACACCAAGTTTTTAGGCCAAAAAAGATTTTCGCTGGAAGGTGGTGAAAATACTATCCCGGCTTTGCAGACCATTATTAATAAAGCAGCCGAGTTGGGAGTGAAGGAGGCGGTGATTGGCATGGCTCACAGAGGTCGGTTAAATGTGCTGACCAATATTCTTGGAAAAATTTACGAGCAGATTTTTACGGAATTTGAAGGAAACATCAATCCTGACTTGACCATGGGCGATGGTGATGTGAAGTATCACTTGGGTTACTCAAGTCATATCGATACACCATCGGGAAACAAAATTTACTTGAAGTTGACGCCCAATCCATCGCACTTAGAGGCGGTGAACCCGTTGGTGGTGGGTTACACTCGTGGACAAATCGATGATGAGTACGAGGGCGATTTGAACAAAGCAATGTCGATTTTGATCCATGGCGATGCTGCGATCGCAGGGCAAGGAATTGGGTACGAAGTGATTCAGATGTCGGGCTTGCCGGGTTATACCACCGGTGGTACCATTCACTTTGTAATTAACAAT
This genomic window contains:
- a CDS encoding 30S ribosomal protein S16 produces the protein MVKIRLARRGRKKLSLFDVVVTDARAPRDGKFIEKIGTYNPGTVPATIELAEERAFHWLMVGAQPSDTVRAMLSYKGIMYKRHLQIGVNKGALSQETADAKLAEWLKVKNDKVEAKTANVGKAKLDAAKARKEAETKVKEARAEAIRKKAEVKEAAPVAEAAATEGETPTAETQA